A window of Aeromicrobium sp. Root236 contains these coding sequences:
- a CDS encoding adenosine deaminase: protein MSFVSGLPKAELHVHHVGSASMRTVAELAERHAGSTSVPTDPEALAEFFTFTDFAHFIEVYLSVVDLLRTPEDLWTLTYDVARDLAAQNVRYVELTCTPYTSIAVGISAEAYCEALEDARRRAEADFDLTMRWCFDIPGESGLPSAEVTLDTALRLQPDGLVSFGLGGPEIGVTRPQFAPYFQQAIAAGLHSVPHAGESTGPETIWDSINHLGAERIGHGIAAAQDPALMAHLAEHDITLEVCPTSNVCTRSVPSMAEHPLPALVAAGVPVTINSDDPPMFSTTLNHEYEVAAELLGLDESGIADLARASVRSSFADDATKAAIIDEIDTYTANA from the coding sequence ATGTCGTTCGTCTCCGGGCTGCCCAAGGCAGAGCTCCATGTCCACCACGTCGGTTCTGCCTCGATGCGCACCGTCGCCGAGCTGGCCGAGCGCCACGCCGGTTCCACCTCCGTGCCCACGGACCCGGAAGCCCTCGCCGAGTTCTTCACGTTCACCGACTTCGCCCACTTCATCGAGGTCTATCTCTCCGTCGTCGACCTCCTGCGCACGCCCGAGGACCTCTGGACGCTGACCTACGACGTCGCCCGCGACCTTGCCGCGCAGAACGTCCGCTACGTCGAGCTGACCTGCACGCCCTACACCTCGATCGCCGTCGGCATCAGCGCTGAGGCGTACTGCGAAGCGCTCGAGGACGCGCGCCGCAGGGCTGAGGCGGACTTCGACCTCACGATGCGCTGGTGCTTCGACATCCCCGGCGAGTCCGGCCTGCCGTCTGCCGAGGTCACGCTCGACACCGCCCTGCGCCTGCAGCCCGACGGTCTCGTGAGCTTCGGGCTCGGTGGTCCCGAGATCGGCGTGACCCGTCCGCAGTTCGCGCCCTACTTCCAGCAGGCCATCGCGGCCGGGCTGCACAGCGTCCCGCACGCCGGCGAGTCGACCGGACCCGAGACGATCTGGGACTCGATCAACCACCTGGGCGCCGAGCGCATCGGGCACGGCATCGCCGCCGCACAGGATCCCGCCCTGATGGCCCACCTCGCCGAGCACGACATCACGCTCGAGGTCTGCCCGACGTCCAACGTCTGCACGCGGTCCGTGCCGTCGATGGCCGAGCACCCGCTCCCCGCCCTCGTCGCCGCCGGCGTACCCGTCACGATCAACTCCGACGACCCGCCGATGTTCTCCACGACGCTCAACCACGAGTACGAGGTCGCCGCCGAGCTGCTCGGCCTGGACGAGAGCGGCATCGCGGATCTCGCGCGTGCGTCCGTACGCTCGTCCTTCGCCGACGACGCGACCAAGGCCGCGATCATCGACGAGATCGACACCTACACCGCCAACGCCTGA
- a CDS encoding helix-turn-helix transcriptional regulator: MDDDQLDLVFGALADRTRRAILARLAQEDANVGDLTALFTMSQPAISKHLKVLEQAGLISRNRQGTMRLSHLEAAPLKDATGWLADYREYWSESYARLDELLDSLD; the protein is encoded by the coding sequence ATGGACGACGATCAGCTCGACCTCGTGTTCGGCGCGCTGGCCGACCGCACGCGCCGCGCCATCCTGGCCCGGCTCGCGCAGGAGGACGCCAACGTGGGTGACCTCACCGCGTTGTTCACGATGTCGCAGCCGGCCATCTCCAAGCACCTCAAGGTGTTGGAGCAGGCCGGGCTGATCTCGCGCAACCGGCAGGGGACGATGCGCCTCAGCCACCTCGAGGCCGCGCCCCTCAAGGACGCCACCGGATGGCTGGCGGACTACCGGGAGTACTGGTCCGAGAGCTACGCGCGACTCGACGAGCTGCTCGACTCACTCGACTGA
- a CDS encoding SRPBCC domain-containing protein — protein MKNTTDTLTIETPGTHAITVSREFDAPVDKVYRAMTDPELIARWMGPRYLTNTEMTHEPRHGGTWSLVQRDPDGNEYAFRGVVHGEPTPELSMRTFEWMGMPGHVSFETLRLVDLGDGRSRADSVTVFTSTEDRDGMASSGMDVGVREGYERLDEILATL, from the coding sequence ATGAAGAACACCACCGACACCCTGACCATCGAGACCCCGGGCACGCACGCGATCACGGTCTCGCGCGAGTTCGACGCCCCGGTCGACAAGGTCTATCGCGCCATGACGGACCCCGAGCTGATCGCCCGCTGGATGGGCCCCCGATACCTGACCAACACCGAGATGACCCACGAGCCGCGCCACGGCGGCACGTGGTCGCTCGTCCAGCGCGACCCTGACGGCAACGAGTACGCCTTCCGCGGCGTCGTCCACGGCGAGCCCACTCCCGAGCTGTCGATGCGGACGTTCGAGTGGATGGGCATGCCCGGTCATGTCTCGTTCGAGACCTTGCGACTGGTCGACCTCGGCGACGGACGCTCCCGCGCCGACAGCGTCACGGTGTTCACCTCGACCGAGGATCGCGACGGGATGGCGAGCAGCGGCATGGACGTCGGCGTTCGCGAGGGCTACGAGCGCCTCGACGAGATCCTGGCCACCCTCTGA
- a CDS encoding dihydrofolate reductase family protein, which yields MSKVMSHMTMSLDGFIADPHDGIDELFGWYGAGDVSLTSANEDIAFNVDEAGAGLLRAWMADVGALVCGRRLFDITDGWGDNHPVGSPVVVVTHHVPDDAHRWPRTTFAGSVEAGIAQAKEIAGDKDVTVASADVARQALDLGLLDEVHVSLVPVLLGSGIPYFANLGAAPHRLEDPIVTPGTRATHLQYAVKRD from the coding sequence ATGAGCAAGGTCATGTCACACATGACGATGTCGCTGGACGGCTTCATCGCCGACCCGCACGACGGCATCGACGAGCTGTTCGGCTGGTACGGCGCGGGAGACGTCAGCCTCACCTCAGCCAACGAGGACATCGCGTTCAACGTGGACGAGGCCGGCGCCGGCCTTCTGCGAGCCTGGATGGCGGACGTCGGTGCGCTCGTCTGCGGTCGGCGACTGTTCGACATCACCGACGGCTGGGGCGACAACCATCCGGTTGGCTCGCCGGTCGTGGTGGTGACGCATCACGTCCCTGACGACGCGCACCGCTGGCCGAGGACGACGTTCGCCGGCAGCGTCGAGGCCGGCATCGCCCAGGCGAAGGAGATCGCCGGTGACAAGGACGTCACCGTCGCCAGCGCCGACGTCGCTCGACAGGCGCTCGACCTGGGTCTTCTCGACGAGGTCCACGTCAGTCTCGTCCCGGTGTTGCTGGGCTCGGGGATCCCGTACTTCGCGAATCTGGGCGCCGCTCCGCACAGGCTCGAGGACCCGATCGTGACGCCGGGGACCCGGGCGACGCATCTGCAGTACGCCGTCAAGCGCGACTGA
- a CDS encoding phosphatase PAP2 family protein — protein MSFDLRRAAPARRAILWWALAAPATLFAVLAICVGVGANAVIDLDHDVAQDAYDYASRHGGLVDFLDVVAVVFSNLGAAIVLLLLAAYALWRHERRVAIWIAVSGIVAIVGNALIKLAYERERPVFDKPLHEIGGYSFPSGHSSGAGMLFTVAILMTIVLTGRGWKRRILITLLVLMALGVGASRIFLGVHYLSDVVAGLSFGTAVALGLWIVLVSDATRVPHELAALTGSGRKRAAVVLNPSKIADVEAFKERVRLVAHRDGWKEPLWFETTIEDPGHGQASAALRADVDLIVAAGGDGTVRAVCEEVARTGVAVGILPHGTGNLLARNLSIPLNTRDALDVVFGGQDRAIDLSTLRTDSGTNTTFLVMAGLGMDAAIMTGVNDQLKAKVGWLAYFVSGVKAARFPAMKVQISVDDGEFKKFRARTVVVGNVGFLQGGIPLLPDAQIDDGRLDVVVLAPKRFIGWLAIIVRVIGRQKRTNERLDRLTGHKVHIKAEKMMPMQLDGDPVGEGQEITAEVQPGVLLVRVPLAPAPATAI, from the coding sequence TTGTCGTTCGATCTGCGTCGTGCCGCGCCTGCACGCCGGGCCATCCTCTGGTGGGCCCTCGCCGCCCCGGCCACCCTGTTCGCGGTCCTGGCGATCTGCGTGGGTGTCGGCGCCAATGCGGTCATCGACCTCGACCACGACGTGGCACAGGACGCGTACGACTACGCGTCCCGCCACGGCGGCCTCGTCGACTTCCTCGACGTCGTCGCGGTCGTGTTCAGCAACCTCGGCGCGGCGATCGTCCTGCTGCTGCTTGCCGCGTACGCGCTGTGGCGCCACGAGCGTCGCGTCGCGATCTGGATCGCCGTCAGCGGGATTGTCGCGATCGTCGGCAACGCCCTGATCAAGCTGGCGTACGAGCGCGAGCGCCCGGTCTTCGACAAGCCGCTGCACGAGATCGGCGGCTACTCGTTCCCGAGCGGGCACTCCTCCGGTGCGGGCATGCTGTTCACCGTTGCGATCCTCATGACGATCGTGCTGACGGGCCGCGGCTGGAAGCGCCGCATCCTCATCACCCTGCTCGTCCTCATGGCCCTCGGAGTCGGCGCGAGCCGCATCTTCCTCGGCGTGCACTACCTCAGCGACGTCGTGGCCGGTCTCAGCTTCGGCACGGCGGTCGCCCTCGGGCTCTGGATCGTGCTGGTCAGCGACGCCACCCGTGTGCCCCACGAGCTCGCCGCCCTCACCGGCTCTGGTCGCAAGCGGGCAGCCGTCGTGCTCAACCCGTCCAAGATCGCCGACGTCGAGGCGTTCAAGGAGCGCGTACGCCTCGTGGCCCACCGCGACGGGTGGAAGGAACCGCTCTGGTTCGAGACCACGATCGAGGATCCCGGCCACGGTCAGGCCAGCGCCGCGCTGCGCGCCGACGTCGACCTCATCGTCGCGGCCGGCGGCGACGGCACGGTCCGCGCGGTGTGCGAGGAGGTTGCCCGCACGGGTGTGGCCGTCGGCATCCTGCCGCACGGCACCGGCAACCTGCTGGCCCGCAACCTGTCGATCCCGCTCAACACCCGCGACGCCCTCGACGTCGTGTTCGGCGGCCAGGACCGGGCGATCGACCTGTCGACGCTCCGGACCGACTCGGGCACCAACACGACGTTCCTCGTCATGGCCGGCCTGGGCATGGACGCCGCGATCATGACCGGCGTCAACGACCAGCTCAAGGCCAAGGTCGGCTGGCTGGCCTACTTCGTCAGCGGGGTCAAGGCGGCGCGCTTCCCCGCGATGAAGGTGCAGATCTCGGTCGACGACGGCGAGTTCAAGAAGTTCCGCGCCCGTACGGTCGTGGTCGGCAACGTCGGGTTCCTCCAGGGCGGCATCCCCCTGCTGCCCGACGCCCAGATCGACGACGGCAGGCTCGACGTCGTGGTGCTCGCGCCTAAGCGGTTCATCGGCTGGCTCGCGATCATCGTGCGCGTCATCGGCCGCCAGAAGCGTACGAATGAGCGGCTCGACCGGCTCACCGGTCACAAGGTGCACATCAAGGCCGAGAAGATGATGCCGATGCAGCTCGACGGCGACCCTGTCGGCGAGGGCCAGGAGATCACCGCCGAGGTCCAGCCCGGCGTCCTGCTCGTACGCGTGCCGCTCGCCCCGGCACCCGCGACCGCGATCTGA
- the serS gene encoding serine--tRNA ligase, with translation MIEARILREDPDAVRAAQRRRGESTELVDELIRADEERRSTISAYEAVRGEQKNLGKLIPKAQGDEKQELLARAKELSQQVKDAEAAQVDAAETFERLMKTLPNLASPEAPEGGEDDFVVIDTVGTPRDFAAEGFEPRDHLELGQLLGAIDSERGVKVSGSRFYFLTGVGAQLELALTQLAMSKAAEWGFTPMIPPALVKPSAMEGTGYLGQGAADDVYYLEKDDLYLVGTSEVALAAYHSDEILEAESLPRRYAAFSPCYRREAGSYGKDTRGIFRVHWFDKVEMFVYTTLEESYAEHQRILAWEKSWLEALELPYRVIDVASGDLGLSAIRKFDCEAWIPTQGKYREVSSTSNTTEFQARRLDIRVRGAEGTKSAATLNGTLCAMTRTIIALLENGQQADGSVRLPAALHPLLGEVLRPLA, from the coding sequence GTGATTGAAGCCCGGATCCTGCGAGAAGACCCTGATGCCGTACGCGCTGCCCAGAGGCGCCGGGGCGAGTCGACCGAGCTCGTCGACGAGCTCATCCGCGCGGACGAGGAGCGGCGCTCCACGATCTCGGCGTACGAGGCGGTGCGCGGCGAGCAGAAGAACCTCGGCAAGCTGATCCCCAAGGCCCAGGGCGACGAGAAGCAGGAGCTGTTGGCCCGTGCCAAGGAGCTGAGCCAGCAGGTCAAGGACGCCGAGGCCGCGCAGGTCGATGCGGCCGAGACGTTCGAGCGGCTCATGAAGACGCTGCCCAACCTTGCCTCGCCCGAAGCCCCTGAGGGTGGCGAGGACGACTTCGTGGTGATCGACACCGTCGGCACGCCGCGCGACTTCGCGGCCGAGGGCTTCGAGCCGCGCGACCACCTCGAGCTCGGGCAGCTGCTCGGCGCGATCGACAGCGAGCGTGGCGTCAAGGTCAGCGGCTCGCGCTTCTACTTCCTGACCGGTGTGGGCGCGCAGCTCGAGCTGGCGCTGACCCAGCTCGCGATGAGCAAGGCCGCCGAGTGGGGCTTCACGCCGATGATCCCGCCCGCGCTGGTCAAGCCGAGCGCGATGGAGGGCACCGGCTACCTCGGGCAGGGCGCGGCGGACGACGTCTACTACCTCGAGAAGGACGACCTCTACCTCGTCGGTACGTCCGAGGTCGCGCTCGCGGCGTACCACTCCGACGAGATCCTCGAGGCCGAGTCGCTGCCGCGGCGCTACGCGGCGTTCAGCCCGTGCTACCGCCGCGAGGCCGGCTCGTACGGCAAGGACACCCGGGGCATCTTCCGCGTGCACTGGTTCGACAAGGTCGAGATGTTCGTCTACACGACGCTCGAGGAGTCCTACGCCGAGCACCAGCGCATCCTCGCCTGGGAGAAGTCCTGGCTGGAGGCCCTCGAACTGCCCTACCGCGTCATCGACGTGGCGTCCGGTGACCTCGGCCTGTCGGCGATCCGCAAGTTCGACTGCGAGGCGTGGATCCCCACGCAGGGCAAGTACCGCGAGGTCTCGTCGACGTCCAACACCACCGAGTTCCAGGCCCGCCGCCTCGACATCCGCGTTCGCGGCGCCGAGGGGACGAAGTCCGCGGCGACGCTCAACGGCACGCTGTGCGCCATGACCCGCACGATCATCGCGCTGCTCGAGAACGGCCAGCAGGCCGACGGCTCCGTACGCCTGCCCGCCGCGCTGCACCCGCTGCTCGGCGAGGTCCTGAGGCCCCTCGCGTGA
- a CDS encoding HAD family hydrolase, translated as MTWKPRLIALDVDGTLVDGENVMTEAVRSAVHAVRDAGIETVIATGRGVPGVMDAVDNLRFTEGYGVASNGAVTFRYDPEVELLDVVTFDASEAVRRVLEHMPEALVAVEEVGVGFRLNKPFPDNEISGQFVVEDVESLIAEPVARVVIRSAEHSRDEFTAIVKDLGLTGTNYYIGYSAWLDLAPEGVSKASGLEFLCTKLGIDRSDVLAVGDGNNDLEMIEWAGRGVAMGQAPDDVKTAADEVVGTIDEDGLVAELARYV; from the coding sequence GTGACCTGGAAGCCTCGGCTGATCGCGCTGGACGTCGACGGGACGCTCGTCGACGGCGAGAACGTGATGACCGAGGCCGTGCGTTCGGCAGTCCACGCCGTGCGTGACGCCGGCATCGAGACCGTCATCGCGACCGGTCGTGGGGTGCCCGGCGTCATGGACGCGGTGGACAACCTGCGGTTCACCGAGGGCTACGGAGTGGCGAGCAACGGTGCCGTGACGTTCCGCTACGACCCGGAGGTCGAGCTGCTCGACGTCGTCACGTTCGACGCCAGCGAGGCCGTGCGCCGCGTGCTGGAGCACATGCCTGAGGCGCTCGTCGCGGTCGAGGAGGTGGGCGTCGGGTTCCGGCTCAACAAGCCGTTCCCGGACAACGAGATCTCCGGCCAGTTCGTCGTCGAGGACGTCGAGTCACTGATCGCCGAGCCGGTCGCCCGTGTGGTCATCCGGTCGGCGGAGCACAGCCGCGACGAGTTCACCGCGATCGTCAAGGACCTCGGCCTGACCGGCACCAACTACTACATCGGTTACTCCGCGTGGCTCGACCTCGCGCCCGAGGGTGTCTCCAAGGCGTCGGGACTGGAGTTCCTCTGCACCAAGCTCGGTATCGACCGGTCCGACGTGCTGGCCGTGGGTGACGGCAACAACGACCTCGAGATGATCGAGTGGGCCGGCCGCGGGGTGGCGATGGGCCAGGCGCCCGACGACGTCAAGACTGCCGCCGACGAGGTGGTCGGCACGATCGACGAGGACGGCCTGGTCGCCGAGCTCGCCCGCTACGTCTAG
- a CDS encoding secondary thiamine-phosphate synthase enzyme YjbQ, with protein sequence MRSELVSVRTGGRSVVHDLTSECERFVREERDGLLHVFVPHATAGVAIIETGAGSDGDLLTALDDLLPRDDRWVHQHGTPGHGRDHVVPAFLAPSMTVPVQGGRLLLGTWQSVCLVDTNVDNPDREVRLSFLKG encoded by the coding sequence ATGCGCAGTGAGCTGGTTTCCGTACGGACGGGTGGGCGCTCGGTCGTCCACGACCTCACCTCGGAGTGCGAGCGGTTCGTCCGCGAGGAGCGCGACGGGCTGCTGCACGTGTTCGTCCCGCACGCGACGGCAGGTGTGGCGATCATCGAGACCGGCGCCGGCAGCGATGGTGACCTGCTGACCGCACTCGACGACCTGCTGCCCCGCGACGACCGGTGGGTGCACCAGCACGGCACGCCCGGGCACGGCCGCGACCACGTCGTGCCGGCATTCCTCGCGCCCTCGATGACCGTGCCGGTCCAGGGCGGCCGGCTCCTGCTCGGCACGTGGCAGTCGGTGTGCCTCGTCGACACCAACGTCGACAACCCGGACCGCGAGGTGCGGCTCAGCTTCCTGAAGGGCTAG
- a CDS encoding WhiB family transcriptional regulator: protein MTIVDDTTAPPCAFEPEVYLDELLHSPPARTDITAAEWERLTLKRATAHRQCAGCPLMVECLYRAVVQIDVSGYVACTTEHDREVIRHRLGIEVQPEATTAYGAARVGGGPVNHDAVMTARQAYPKDTCHQLAERLGCSTSTIKRHLRRAREQKRDDALTPPASPCLPTVDAVLDVFDELETSKTA, encoded by the coding sequence ATGACCATCGTCGACGACACGACAGCACCTCCGTGCGCCTTCGAGCCGGAGGTCTACCTGGATGAGCTGTTGCACTCACCACCGGCCCGCACCGACATCACGGCGGCCGAGTGGGAGCGGCTGACGCTCAAACGCGCGACGGCCCATCGGCAGTGCGCCGGTTGCCCGCTCATGGTCGAGTGCCTCTACCGGGCAGTCGTCCAGATCGACGTCTCCGGCTACGTCGCGTGCACGACCGAGCACGACCGCGAGGTGATTCGCCACCGGCTCGGCATCGAGGTGCAGCCGGAGGCGACCACGGCCTACGGCGCCGCGCGTGTCGGCGGCGGACCGGTCAACCACGACGCCGTCATGACCGCGCGTCAGGCGTACCCCAAGGACACCTGCCACCAGCTCGCCGAGCGCCTCGGGTGCTCGACCTCGACGATCAAACGGCACCTGCGCCGGGCCCGGGAGCAGAAGCGCGACGACGCGCTCACCCCGCCCGCAAGCCCGTGCCTGCCGACGGTCGACGCGGTCCTCGACGTGTTCGACGAGCTGGAGACCAGCAAGACCGCCTGA
- a CDS encoding bacterial proteasome activator family protein, translating to MTEQSPEIIGPDGNAIAAPAPGTSLGDLVEQPAKVMRIGGMIRQLLDEVKAAPLDEASRARLRDIHLQSIKELEDGLAPELVEELERLSLPFDGETPSEGELRIAQAQLVGWLEGLFHGIQAALYAQQVQAQAQFQNMRLALPGPNDTKGDNSETSAESDGSGGMYL from the coding sequence ATGACTGAGCAATCCCCCGAGATCATCGGTCCCGACGGCAACGCCATTGCCGCGCCGGCACCTGGTACGTCCCTCGGCGACCTCGTCGAGCAGCCCGCCAAGGTGATGCGCATCGGCGGGATGATCCGCCAGCTCCTCGACGAGGTCAAGGCCGCTCCGCTCGACGAGGCCAGCCGCGCCCGTCTGCGGGACATCCACCTCCAGTCGATCAAGGAGCTCGAGGACGGCCTCGCCCCCGAGCTGGTCGAGGAGCTCGAGCGTCTCAGCCTGCCGTTCGACGGCGAGACGCCCAGCGAGGGTGAGCTGCGGATCGCCCAGGCCCAGCTCGTCGGCTGGCTCGAGGGGCTCTTCCACGGCATCCAGGCGGCGCTCTACGCCCAGCAGGTGCAGGCCCAGGCGCAGTTCCAGAACATGAGGCTGGCTCTACCGGGTCCAAACGACACCAAAGGTGACAATTCGGAAACCTCGGCCGAAAGCGATGGCTCCGGGGGCATGTACCTCTAA
- a CDS encoding acyltransferase family protein, protein MPRTRDRRLDLLKGLLIAGVVLGHFLETSGGQAPGVLYSGWHHDPQRWVLTFLYLFHMPLFVFLAGVTARTRGLAHRIVEMVGLYVLLQTTYVALRFGVGDLSAERLLHPTYALWFLLAMGWWLVALPFVVRLGAYALPAATAVSVAAVLLPYPDGDLVSWSRALCYLTFFVAGHLYGTGALRRTAETSTVVMATAGAALLTVTAVVVRSGLDPRWIRGADTAASMGVTGVDAVAYRALCLALATVCGACVLAVVPNRLRPVEGLGRRSLAVYALHIPVVFVLQDAFQGAGVGQVEASLLAAGVTVVVLRVLVHPFFDRAVRRTASTMAQVVVPPPLVHDVPEPERVRA, encoded by the coding sequence ATGCCCCGGACCCGCGATCGCCGCCTCGACCTGCTCAAAGGACTCCTCATCGCCGGCGTGGTGCTGGGCCACTTCCTGGAGACGTCGGGCGGCCAGGCCCCCGGGGTGCTCTACTCCGGCTGGCACCACGATCCGCAGCGCTGGGTCCTCACGTTCCTCTACCTGTTCCACATGCCGTTGTTCGTGTTCCTGGCCGGCGTGACCGCTCGTACGCGTGGGCTCGCCCACCGCATCGTCGAGATGGTCGGCCTCTACGTGCTGCTGCAGACGACGTACGTCGCGCTCCGCTTCGGCGTCGGCGACCTCAGTGCCGAACGGCTGCTCCACCCGACGTACGCCTTGTGGTTCCTGCTCGCGATGGGCTGGTGGCTCGTCGCGCTGCCGTTCGTCGTCCGCCTCGGTGCGTACGCCCTGCCTGCCGCGACTGCCGTGTCGGTGGCCGCGGTGCTGCTGCCGTACCCCGACGGCGATCTCGTCTCGTGGTCGCGGGCCCTGTGCTACCTGACGTTCTTCGTCGCCGGGCACCTCTACGGCACCGGGGCTCTGCGGCGCACGGCCGAGACGTCGACCGTGGTGATGGCGACGGCCGGTGCCGCGTTGCTGACGGTGACGGCCGTGGTGGTCAGGTCTGGCCTCGACCCGCGCTGGATCCGCGGCGCCGACACCGCGGCGTCGATGGGCGTGACGGGCGTCGACGCCGTGGCGTACCGCGCGCTCTGCCTGGCACTCGCGACGGTGTGTGGCGCGTGCGTCCTCGCCGTCGTGCCGAACCGCCTGCGGCCGGTCGAGGGTCTCGGTCGCCGGAGCCTCGCCGTGTACGCCCTGCACATCCCGGTCGTCTTCGTGCTGCAGGACGCGTTCCAGGGTGCGGGCGTCGGCCAGGTCGAGGCCTCCCTGCTCGCCGCAGGGGTGACCGTCGTCGTGCTGCGCGTGCTGGTGCACCCGTTCTTCGACCGGGCCGTCCGGCGTACGGCATCGACGATGGCCCAGGTCGTGGTGCCGCCACCGCTCGTGCACGACGTGCCGGAGCCGGAACGCGTCAGGGCGTGA
- a CDS encoding NAD(P)H-quinone oxidoreductase, which produces MRAVIAPNPGGVDALEVVDLPQPEPGPGEVLIRVAAAGLNRSDLLQRQGLYPPPPGVTDVLGLECSGDIVAVGEGVTDLPPGTHVCALLAGGGYAEYVAVPAGQVATVPLGISLVDAGGLMEVAATVWSNVFMMGKLQHGETLLVHGGGSGIGTMAIQLAKAFGARVIVTVGSPEKAEFCRELGADVVIDYKQQDFAAEMKSAGVTADVILDIIGAKYLDANVSVLSTAGRLVVIGLQGGVKAELNLGALMSKRAAVMATTLRARPTSEKAAIVSAMVAQVWPLISDGTVRPIIHATYPLDDVRQAHQVLEESSHIGKVLLTP; this is translated from the coding sequence ATGCGCGCCGTCATTGCTCCCAACCCCGGAGGCGTCGATGCCCTCGAGGTGGTCGACCTTCCGCAGCCCGAGCCCGGACCCGGCGAGGTCCTCATCCGCGTCGCTGCGGCCGGCCTCAACCGGTCGGACCTCCTGCAGCGGCAGGGTCTCTACCCACCGCCGCCGGGCGTCACCGACGTCCTCGGGCTCGAGTGCTCCGGTGACATCGTCGCCGTCGGTGAAGGCGTGACGGACCTGCCGCCCGGCACGCACGTGTGCGCGTTGCTGGCCGGCGGCGGCTATGCCGAGTACGTCGCGGTGCCCGCGGGCCAGGTCGCGACGGTCCCCCTGGGCATCTCGCTCGTCGATGCCGGCGGCCTCATGGAGGTCGCCGCCACGGTGTGGTCGAACGTCTTCATGATGGGCAAGCTGCAGCACGGCGAGACGCTGCTGGTCCACGGGGGTGGCAGCGGGATCGGCACGATGGCGATCCAGCTCGCCAAGGCCTTCGGGGCCCGCGTCATCGTCACAGTCGGCTCGCCCGAGAAGGCCGAGTTCTGCCGCGAGCTCGGCGCCGACGTCGTCATCGACTACAAGCAGCAGGACTTCGCCGCCGAGATGAAGTCGGCCGGCGTGACGGCCGACGTCATCCTCGACATCATCGGCGCCAAGTACCTCGACGCCAACGTCTCGGTGCTCTCGACCGCAGGGCGTCTCGTGGTGATCGGCCTGCAGGGCGGCGTGAAGGCCGAGCTCAACCTCGGAGCCCTGATGTCCAAGCGGGCCGCCGTCATGGCAACGACGCTGCGGGCCCGGCCGACCAGCGAGAAGGCGGCGATCGTGTCCGCGATGGTCGCACAGGTCTGGCCGCTCATCTCGGACGGCACGGTGCGCCCGATCATCCACGCGACCTATCCGCTCGACGACGTACGTCAGGCGCACCAGGTGCTCGAGGAGTCGAGCCACATCGGCAAGGTCCTGCTCACGCCCTGA
- a CDS encoding alpha/beta hydrolase, translated as MSRVDVRFPSGPGWCGAWWYEPDGADGPGPVVIMAHGLGAVKEMRLDAYAERFVAEGYRVLVFDYRHFGASDGEPRELLDIQRQLDDWAAAMHHVRSLPQVDRRRIVLWGTSFGGGHVIEAGSRDGDVAAIISQCPFTDGFASARTVGLRSLLKLTVLGLRDAVRGLRGKPPVRVAVAGARGEAALMTAPDALPGYVALSPPGPRPPDRVAARVGLRIPLYYPGRAAASLECPALFCVAMKDSVAPSRSTIWHVRKARQGRIKRYRTGHFDLYLDPWFEEVVTDQIDFLRETVPV; from the coding sequence ATGAGCCGGGTCGATGTGCGCTTCCCTTCAGGGCCGGGATGGTGCGGTGCCTGGTGGTACGAGCCTGACGGCGCCGATGGCCCCGGGCCGGTCGTGATCATGGCGCACGGACTCGGCGCCGTGAAGGAGATGCGCCTCGACGCGTACGCCGAGCGGTTCGTCGCCGAGGGCTATCGCGTCCTGGTGTTCGACTACCGCCACTTCGGCGCGAGCGACGGTGAGCCGCGCGAGCTGCTCGACATCCAGCGCCAGCTCGACGACTGGGCCGCCGCGATGCATCACGTACGGTCGCTGCCGCAGGTCGATCGTCGGCGCATCGTGCTGTGGGGCACCTCGTTCGGCGGTGGGCACGTCATCGAGGCGGGGAGTCGCGACGGCGATGTCGCGGCGATCATCTCGCAGTGCCCGTTCACCGACGGGTTCGCCTCGGCACGCACGGTCGGCCTGCGCAGCCTGCTGAAGCTGACGGTGCTCGGCCTGCGCGATGCGGTGCGCGGACTGCGGGGCAAGCCCCCCGTACGCGTCGCGGTCGCCGGGGCGCGAGGTGAAGCGGCCCTGATGACGGCGCCTGACGCGCTGCCCGGGTATGTCGCGCTGAGTCCTCCGGGACCTCGTCCGCCGGATCGCGTGGCCGCTCGCGTCGGGCTCCGCATCCCGCTCTACTACCCCGGACGGGCCGCGGCGTCGCTGGAGTGCCCCGCACTGTTCTGCGTCGCGATGAAGGACAGCGTGGCGCCCTCGCGCTCGACGATCTGGCACGTCCGCAAGGCCCGGCAGGGCCGGATCAAGCGCTATCGGACGGGTCACTTCGACCTCTACCTCGACCCGTGGTTCGAGGAGGTCGTCACCGACCAGATCGACTTCCTCCGCGAGACCGTCCCGGTCTGA